From a region of the Roseivirga sp. 4D4 genome:
- a CDS encoding TolC family protein produces MKKLKFISILIVIVTLQLKGQDLSQKELAMDRIKPLEQLLNLAIGNMAALNTLTTSQEIYREETKITQKKWLQHLALTAGVNYGNGIVSDQLTDGSTDNRLTYLSRQNVTYNVGLNLRLPFTEVSSRKHEIKIKKLEIERLEGLKNERKEFIRREVIRIYKDLRSCLKSMELQTEVVEANEIALKVAENFFKAGKLAMEQYRMAVDSHYTSQLELEKSKNEAWYCMRSLKELVGQSIMK; encoded by the coding sequence ATGAAAAAGCTAAAGTTTATTTCCATCCTAATAGTAATAGTGACTCTACAATTAAAAGGTCAAGACCTATCACAAAAAGAGCTTGCGATGGATCGAATCAAGCCACTGGAACAATTGCTTAATCTAGCCATTGGAAATATGGCTGCACTAAATACACTCACAACGAGTCAGGAAATCTATAGGGAAGAGACAAAAATCACCCAAAAAAAATGGCTTCAGCACCTGGCCTTAACAGCTGGCGTGAACTACGGAAATGGCATTGTTTCTGACCAACTAACAGATGGTTCTACAGATAATAGACTCACCTATCTATCACGACAGAACGTCACCTATAACGTTGGTCTAAACCTTCGACTCCCTTTCACCGAGGTTTCGTCCAGAAAGCATGAAATAAAGATTAAGAAGCTCGAAATCGAACGTCTAGAAGGACTTAAGAATGAGAGAAAGGAATTCATTCGCAGAGAGGTGATTAGAATCTATAAAGACCTACGATCATGCCTGAAGTCAATGGAATTACAAACCGAAGTAGTTGAAGCGAATGAGATCGCCTTAAAGGTTGCTGAAAACTTCTTCAAAGCTGGAAAGCTGGCCATGGAGCAGTATCGAATGGCAGTTGACTCACATTACACCTCACAGCTTGAATTAGAAAAATCGAAAAACGAAGCCTGGTACTGCATGCGCAGTTTGAAAGAATTGGTTGGTCAATCTATAATGAAATAA